The following proteins are encoded in a genomic region of Longimicrobiaceae bacterium:
- a CDS encoding histidine kinase dimerization/phospho-acceptor domain-containing protein produces MGSDTERPEALVVRANKLDILERLADDLAHEIKNPLHSMVINLEVLKRRVARWNTDEQGEAERYIGVLGAELERVTRRIELLLRLSRPARRAEPVTLDELVHELKELIELEGRRHEVSVRIEPAGLPAPVNVPREQVRQVILDMVLEVLDGSAPGGALVIRTARLDDRAAVSVSALDGDGRPLPLADDASAPSGGTVARLPAARAIAGLVGGTLELDGALPSPHDGGTGGGGVVFTIPVAGA; encoded by the coding sequence CTGGAGCGGCTCGCCGACGACCTGGCGCACGAGATCAAGAACCCCCTGCACTCCATGGTGATCAACCTGGAGGTGCTGAAGCGCCGCGTGGCCCGGTGGAACACCGACGAGCAGGGCGAGGCGGAGCGCTACATCGGCGTGCTGGGAGCCGAGCTGGAGCGGGTCACCCGCCGCATCGAGCTCCTCCTCCGCCTTTCCCGGCCGGCGCGCAGGGCCGAGCCCGTCACCCTGGACGAGCTGGTGCACGAGCTCAAGGAGCTGATCGAGCTGGAGGGCCGCCGGCACGAGGTGTCGGTCCGCATCGAGCCCGCCGGCCTCCCCGCCCCCGTGAACGTCCCCCGCGAGCAGGTGCGGCAGGTCATCCTGGACATGGTCCTGGAGGTCCTGGACGGGAGCGCGCCGGGCGGAGCGCTGGTGATCCGCACCGCGCGCCTGGACGACCGCGCCGCGGTCTCCGTCTCCGCCCTGGACGGCGACGGCCGCCCGCTCCCCCTGGCCGACGATGCCTCCGCTCCCAGCGGCGGCACCGTGGCACGCCTCCCCGCCGCGCGCGCCATCGCCGGGCTCGTCGGCGGCACCCTGGAGCTGGACGGCGCCCTCCCCTCGCCCCACGACGGGGGAACCGGAGGGGGTGGAGTGGTGTTCACCATTCCGGTGGCGGGCGCCTGA